The Alnus glutinosa chromosome 7, dhAlnGlut1.1, whole genome shotgun sequence genome includes a region encoding these proteins:
- the LOC133872565 gene encoding uncharacterized protein LOC133872565 has product MEMELFLREILSRDSFGHDELSGHQLKILEELKNDGKEEVVCVRCNKPVVRGLAFKCKVCPFLCHVSCSREGENEYYGSTYYFHFGGRHDQLMLTEELKNDGKEGVVCVVCKEKVEAGPRYKCSASECNFQLHKSCAQLPREMHHPSHPDHILILQWPTVYSSESNCNACGKSCGKSFFYKCEECDFIVDITCATRTQVNNTGDCQHAFVPFFRKIHFTCDACGQEGTDFASLCTICRLLIHSRCAGFPHTMIISRHDHALSLIYSLHHQVKDFNNVFCKLCGQKVNTQYAAFSCQECDFVAHLYCAKACRSESLPEKSVDVMEKINPSEIQQYFIHPHNLILSHDQEVLLHDKLCDGCMHFIISAPFYNCTQCNFFLHTTCAQLQKEKKDILHQHALALLPLAPYDGGLFFCHACGRLRHGFTYKCGTCNFAMDVQCCSIPKTLKHEGHQHSLFLSVRSDKNCSACDHEYQIGFVKGIFVCTACDFALDFKCATLPLVTRHRYDEHPLALTYAAKDNSEEHYCIICEEEMNPKHWFYYCATCDFPAHPQCVLEKYPYIKFGKTYDSRDHQHSVTFVQKTEYSPPCDACGKTFNGIALECTQCEFFVHYETDCLENV; this is encoded by the coding sequence atggagatggaacTTTTTCTAAGAGAGATCTTGAGTCGGGATTCGTTCGGCCACGACGAGCTGTCTGGGCATCAATTGAAGATCTTAGAAGAGCTGAAAAATGACGGCAAAGAGGAAGTTGTTTGTGTGCGCTGCAACAAACCGGTCGTACGGGGTCTCGCTTTCAAATGCAAGGTCTGCCCATTCCTCTGTCATGTATCATGCTCCCGAGAAGGTGAGAATGAGTACTACGGGtcaacatattattttcatttcggTGGTAGGCATGATCAGTTGATGTTGACAGAAGAGCTGAAAAATGATGGCAAGGAGGGAGTTGTTTGTGTGGTGTGCAAGGAGAAAGTAGAGGCGGGTCCCAGATACAAATGCTCCGCTTCTGAATGTAACTTCCAGCTTCACAAATCATGTGCCCAGCTGCCCCGGGAGATGCACCACCCCTCGCACCCAGACCACATCCTTATTCTTCAATGGCCAACAGTATATTCCAGTGAAAGTAATTGTAATGCTTGCGGTAAAAGTTGCGGTAAAAGCTTCTTTTACAAGTGCGAGGAGTGCGATTTTATAGTTGACATCACATGTGCTACCCGCACACAAGTTAATAATACCGGCGATTGCCAACACGCATTCGTCCCATTCTTTAGGAAGATCCACTTCACTTGTGATGCTTGTGGTCAGGAAGGCACGGACTTCGCCTCCTTATGTACCATCTGTCGACTCTTGATTCACTCCAGATGTGCtggatttccacacaccatgaTAATTTCAAGACACGACCACGCCCTCTCTCTTATTTATTCTCTTCATCATCAAGTCAAGGATTTTAACAACGTATTTTGTAAATTATGTGGTCAAAAGGTGAATACACAGTATGCAGCCTTCTCTTGTCAGGAATGTGATTTTGTAGCACATTTGTACTGTGCAAAAGCATGTAGAAGCGAGTCGCTGCCTGAAAAATCTGTAGATGTTATGGAGAAGATCAACCCAAGTGAGATACAACAATATTTTATCCATCCACATAATTTAATTCTTAGCCATGATCAAGAAGTACTCCTGCATGATAAGCTGTGTGATGGTTGTATGCATTTTATAATCTCGGCCCCGTTCTACAACTGTACGCAATGCAACTTCTTTCTTCACACTACATGTGCTCAActacaaaaagagaagaaagacatACTTCATCAACACGCGCTCGCCCTCCTCCCACTTGCACCTTATGATGGTGGATTATTCTTTTGTCATGCTTGTGGCCGTCTTCGTCATGGCTTCACCTATAAATGTGGCACATGCAATTTTGCTATGGACGTTCAATGTTGTTCAATTCCAAAAACCTTGAAACATGAAGGTCACCAACACTCACTCTTCCTTTCCGTAAGATCTGATAAAAATTGCAGTGCTTGTGATCACGAATACCAGATTGGCTTTGTTAAGGGGATATTTGTATGCACTGCTTGTGATTTCGCCTTGGATTTTAAATGTGCAACACTTCCACTCGTAACTAGGCACAGATATGACGAACACCCCCTTGCACTCACCTACGCTGCTAAAGACAATTCCGAAGAAcattattgtataatttgcGAAGAAGAAATGAATCCAAAGCACTGGTTTTATTATTGTGCAACATGTGACTTTCCTGCTCATCCCCAATGCGTTCTTGAAAAATATCCATACATCAAATTTGGAAAAACTTACGATAGTAGAGACCACCAACACTCTGTCACTTTTGTTCAAAAGACTGAGTACTCACCCCCATGTGATGCTTGTGGCAAGACTTTCAATGGCATAGCCCTAGAATGCACACAATGCGAGTTCTTCGTCCACTACGAAACTGATTGTTTGGAAAATGTTTGA